A window of Rubricoccus marinus contains these coding sequences:
- the mreD gene encoding rod shape-determining protein MreD: MPTLVRQVLIGLGVVLAQWLIFSRLPIWGVVPDVVLLYVAIMALRYGRVTGAIAGFAAGLGADFLILGSFVGLGALIKTILGFVVGIFRSERGEMLRLDPFTAFVGALVLAAVHNGLMVILMALDEGTRTLFLVFGVWLGAALYTAVVALVGSLFRR; encoded by the coding sequence ATGCCGACCCTCGTCCGTCAAGTGCTCATCGGCCTTGGCGTGGTACTCGCCCAGTGGCTCATTTTCAGCCGCCTTCCCATCTGGGGAGTCGTTCCCGACGTTGTCCTGCTCTACGTCGCGATCATGGCGTTGCGCTACGGTCGCGTCACGGGGGCCATCGCGGGGTTCGCGGCGGGGCTCGGTGCAGATTTCTTGATTCTCGGCAGTTTCGTGGGATTGGGAGCGCTGATCAAGACGATCCTCGGCTTCGTGGTCGGCATTTTCCGCTCGGAGCGCGGGGAGATGCTGCGGCTGGACCCGTTCACGGCGTTTGTCGGCGCGCTCGTCCTCGCGGCCGTGCACAACGGGCTGATGGTCATCCTGATGGCGCTCGACGAGGGCACGCGGACGCTGTTCCTCGTGTTCGGCGTGTGGCTCGGCGCCGCGCTCTACACGGCCGTCGTGGCGCTCGTCGGCTCGCTATTCAGGCGCTAA
- a CDS encoding DUF2339 domain-containing protein, with protein sequence MPDPDLQARLDALEARVADLEARLSRRPSRASGEARPARQRPAAPPGLRVKWAEAKSEDVLGKVGIALFLVGVLFLLKEAVDRGWLTAAVRVGGAGALGAALVAVGLRLRRQRPVLGRLLTGGGIATLYGALWTASALYPLLPASVALAGMAGVAVFSLVLASREDDAALSVVGTLGALMTPLLLYREGGQMALLMGYLAVVMIGAGVVYWRKGWAALVGAASGGGWGVVLVAWIVGIWPAMVEATGTDRLAFTLGAVVVWLATGILPVLRRQRLGALAEPVFEKWPSLLRPVSLAVLAAPLALIGLVDAAWTWTTPAFVGIALVLAVGYALASRAVRPLAGPLVLASAGLVAWAAGRALGIDDMRLAATLTALGCVLVWVARRDHQRDVALVGHALAMSAAFVLVVLLTFAVGFPFEQALEPLAAGQFWRVLLAAALGAGALGWTGFTSGRTTSARGFHLTAAHLVILAWLRVALGPLANGTSLTSAAWGVYGIALVVVGLRLGDDLVRSIGLGTVLVTVAKVLLIDLAQVSALSRILLFMGLGGLLLLVSYLVPSLLRGRPARGEGPGASGEPPHPPGDGLSEPPLPPVPVEREA encoded by the coding sequence ATGCCCGATCCCGACCTCCAGGCCCGCCTCGACGCGCTCGAAGCGCGCGTGGCCGACCTTGAAGCGCGCCTCTCGCGCCGCCCCTCCCGTGCCTCTGGCGAGGCTCGCCCCGCGCGCCAGAGGCCGGCGGCGCCCCCGGGCCTCCGCGTCAAGTGGGCCGAGGCCAAAAGCGAGGACGTGCTCGGCAAAGTGGGCATCGCGCTGTTCCTCGTCGGCGTGCTGTTCTTGCTCAAGGAAGCCGTGGACCGCGGGTGGCTGACGGCGGCGGTTCGCGTTGGTGGCGCGGGCGCGCTCGGCGCGGCGCTCGTGGCCGTGGGGCTCCGGCTGCGGCGCCAGAGGCCGGTTTTGGGCCGGCTGCTCACCGGCGGCGGCATCGCAACGCTCTACGGCGCGCTGTGGACGGCCTCGGCGCTGTACCCGCTGCTCCCGGCTTCGGTCGCGCTCGCGGGGATGGCTGGCGTGGCGGTCTTTTCGCTAGTGCTGGCCTCTCGCGAGGATGACGCGGCGCTCTCGGTCGTGGGCACGCTCGGCGCGCTGATGACGCCGCTGCTGCTCTACCGCGAGGGCGGGCAGATGGCGCTCCTGATGGGCTACCTCGCCGTCGTCATGATCGGCGCGGGTGTGGTGTACTGGCGGAAAGGGTGGGCAGCGCTCGTGGGCGCGGCCTCTGGCGGAGGCTGGGGCGTGGTCCTCGTCGCGTGGATCGTGGGCATCTGGCCCGCGATGGTCGAGGCGACGGGCACGGACCGGTTGGCGTTTACGCTCGGCGCCGTCGTGGTCTGGCTCGCGACGGGGATCCTGCCCGTCCTCCGGCGCCAGAGGCTCGGTGCTCTCGCGGAGCCGGTGTTCGAGAAATGGCCGTCGCTCCTGCGACCGGTCTCGCTGGCGGTCCTCGCGGCACCTCTGGCGCTGATCGGGCTTGTAGACGCGGCGTGGACGTGGACGACGCCGGCGTTTGTCGGCATCGCGCTGGTGCTCGCCGTCGGCTACGCGCTGGCGTCGCGGGCGGTGCGGCCTCTGGCGGGGCCTCTGGTGCTGGCGTCGGCGGGCCTCGTGGCCTGGGCCGCGGGCCGCGCGCTAGGCATCGACGACATGCGGCTGGCGGCAACGCTGACCGCGCTCGGCTGTGTGCTCGTGTGGGTGGCACGCCGCGATCACCAGCGCGACGTGGCGCTCGTGGGCCATGCGCTCGCGATGAGCGCAGCGTTCGTGCTCGTCGTGCTGCTGACCTTCGCGGTCGGCTTCCCGTTCGAGCAAGCGCTGGAGCCCCTCGCGGCGGGGCAGTTCTGGCGTGTCCTGTTGGCCGCCGCGCTCGGTGCAGGCGCGCTGGGCTGGACCGGCTTCACGTCCGGCCGCACCACCTCCGCCAGAGGCTTCCACCTGACGGCGGCGCACTTGGTCATCCTCGCGTGGCTGCGCGTCGCGCTCGGGCCTCTGGCGAACGGCACGTCGCTGACGAGCGCGGCGTGGGGCGTGTACGGCATCGCGCTCGTCGTCGTCGGCCTGCGGCTGGGCGACGATCTGGTGCGGAGCATCGGGCTCGGGACGGTTCTCGTGACGGTCGCGAAGGTGCTGCTGATTGACCTGGCGCAGGTTTCGGCGCTCTCGCGCATCCTGCTGTTCATGGGCCTCGGTGGGCTGCTCCTGCTCGTCAGCTATCTCGTGCCGAGCCTCTTGCGCGGGCGTCCCGCCAGAGGCGAGGGGCCGGGCGCGAGCGGCGAGCCGCCGCATCCGCCGGGCGACGGGCTCTCGGAGCCGCCCCTGCCGCCGGTCCCGGTGGAGCGGGAGGCGTAG
- a CDS encoding DUF1641 domain-containing protein: MASPITYDYPPGPPGQQTFTAADDLARLLETLHTSGTLRTLNGLLAQLQDVMAVVLDGLNTDEGRNGIANLLVLAKLLGRIDADGLDRFVVALDRGLEAAGERLEEKDDAPGSLTVLKKLRQPEVRRGLDAALTLLGTLGTQLSDPQPPVYSSHDGKDGAEP; this comes from the coding sequence ATGGCCTCCCCGATTACCTACGACTACCCGCCCGGGCCGCCCGGCCAGCAGACGTTCACGGCTGCGGATGACCTCGCGCGGCTGCTCGAAACGCTCCACACCTCGGGCACGCTGCGGACGCTGAACGGGCTTCTGGCGCAGTTACAAGACGTCATGGCGGTCGTGCTGGACGGCCTCAACACCGACGAGGGCCGCAACGGGATCGCGAACCTCCTCGTCCTCGCCAAGCTCCTCGGCCGGATCGACGCCGACGGGCTGGACCGCTTTGTCGTCGCGCTGGACCGCGGGCTGGAGGCTGCCGGCGAGCGGCTGGAGGAAAAGGACGACGCGCCCGGCTCGCTGACGGTCCTCAAAAAGCTGCGACAGCCCGAGGTGCGCCGCGGGCTCGACGCCGCGCTCACGCTTCTCGGCACGCTCGGGACGCAGCTCAGCGATCCGCAGCCGCCGGTCTACTCCAGCCACGACGGCAAGGACGGCGCCGAGCCTTAG
- a CDS encoding DinB family protein, with amino-acid sequence MSQPEVWLRGPVDGIPALLQPVAHALLQAREDVAGLVADLPADRLWRRPGGAASAGFHLQHLAGVLDRMLTYARGEPLSDAQFAHLHAEGVEDPALTPEALFDAFAEGVDAALAQLRATDPATLPEWRGVGRDQLPSTVIGTLVHAAEHTQRHVGQLLVTVRVVNA; translated from the coding sequence ATGTCCCAACCTGAAGTCTGGCTCCGCGGCCCTGTCGATGGTATCCCAGCGCTGCTCCAGCCCGTCGCGCACGCGCTGTTGCAGGCGCGCGAGGACGTGGCGGGGCTCGTGGCCGACCTGCCTGCCGACCGCCTCTGGCGGCGCCCTGGCGGTGCAGCCTCGGCGGGCTTCCACCTCCAACACCTCGCGGGCGTGCTGGACCGGATGCTGACCTACGCCAGAGGCGAGCCGCTCTCGGACGCCCAGTTCGCGCACCTTCACGCCGAGGGCGTGGAGGATCCCGCGCTCACGCCAGAGGCTCTATTCGACGCCTTCGCGGAGGGCGTGGACGCCGCGCTGGCCCAACTCCGCGCGACGGACCCGGCAACGCTCCCCGAGTGGCGCGGCGTCGGACGCGATCAGTTGCCCTCGACAGTCATCGGCACGCTGGTGCATGCGGCGGAGCACACGCAGCGCCACGTGGGACAGTTGCTGGTGACCGTCCGCGTGGTGAATGCATGA
- a CDS encoding BLUF domain-containing protein has translation MVYAALYASRPIQPMSEEDLAEILAVSRRKNAERGITGRLVYAATEGEVGLFAQWIEGEDWRVRELLYFSILCDARHAFVGRPFEGPIERRQFPSWTMEFERLGSEEIVSAEIDSLVARAHTIRPQAKRKMRMSPEATRRRHAPTG, from the coding sequence GTGGTGTACGCCGCGCTTTACGCCTCCCGCCCGATCCAGCCGATGTCCGAAGAGGACCTCGCTGAGATACTGGCTGTCTCGCGGCGTAAGAACGCCGAGCGGGGCATTACAGGCCGTCTGGTGTACGCCGCCACAGAAGGCGAGGTGGGGCTGTTCGCTCAGTGGATTGAGGGGGAGGACTGGCGCGTGCGCGAGTTGCTGTACTTCTCCATCCTGTGCGACGCGCGCCACGCGTTCGTAGGACGCCCCTTCGAAGGCCCGATCGAGCGCCGGCAGTTCCCTTCTTGGACGATGGAGTTCGAGCGGTTGGGGAGCGAGGAGATCGTGTCGGCCGAGATCGATTCCCTCGTGGCGCGGGCGCACACCATCCGGCCCCAAGCAAAGCGGAAGATGCGGATGTCGCCAGAGGCGACCCGCAGGCGGCACGCGCCGACGGGCTAA
- the fdhF gene encoding formate dehydrogenase subunit alpha, translating to MQRPPIQRPGPQAHNGHASGATLRPVTLVVNGQTVEGRDGEWLAGLLDRVDAERGEPLAMSGAPGGVSVPHVCFDPALGPIQTCDTCWVRADGELARACAVPVYNGMTVDTLAPEAADAREEGMHRILGHHNLYCTVCDRNNGDCEVHNATKHVEIDHLRYEFEPKPYDIDASHPFYQYDPTQCILCGKCVEACQEVQVTETLSIGWDLDVPRVLWDGGAPAGESSCVSCGHCVTVCPCNALMEKTMMGQAGHFTNLKRDVFEPAVDVVKAVEPFIGNKPIFGLSDAEAKMREASVQKTKTVCTYCGVGCAFDVWTRERRILKIEPHDGPANGISTCVKGKFGWDFVNAPERLRTPLIRSDSGGMGYGVRGTGYGSAPEASGDVPGTPHPVPASPEAETFREATWDEALDTVARRMRAIADEHGPDSVAFIASSKATNEESYLVQKMARAVFGTNNVDNCSRYCQAPATMGLWRTVGYGGDAGTMDDIRAADLVLMVGTNTDQSHPVLAAHLRAAQKKRGQTHIVADIRSHLTAQRADLFLQPKPGTDLIWLSAVARHIFDQGWEDRAFLDQWVNHESVYRESLEPFTLEFAAERTGLSPEALRDAAYQISHAETVCALWAMGVTQHKMGSDTSTAISNLLLATGNFGKPGTGGYPLRGHNNVQGCSDFGSINTYFPGYQKVEDDEARKTYEHAWGVSLSAKKGLDNREMIDAIHEGSLKALFLVGEEIALVDADAHHVQDALSKLDFFCVQEIFFSKSAEFADVVLAASPSLEKDGTFVNTERRIQRLYRAMEPLAESRPDWEILTDLAKRLGHDWGYTHPSDIMDEVAATTPLFAGVNYARLAGYKSLCWPVAEDGTDTPLLYTEEFHLPEGKARLYPLEWTEPSDQPDDEYDLHLNTGRNLEHFHVGNQTHKSAGLNSIVPGTYVEVAEPLASARGLDTGDWVRLISRRGAVKAQVLVSDQVRDNELYMPLSSAEHAVNYLTSSVVDPDSHTPAYKELAVKMVKLDGPPTGERRKRPIKLTHHRYGTPTPQDGVEVQRKWDRPDYELPVIQRPPVGYTQSQT from the coding sequence ATGCAACGCCCTCCCATCCAGAGACCCGGGCCACAGGCCCACAACGGACACGCCTCTGGCGCCACGCTCCGGCCCGTCACGCTCGTCGTGAACGGCCAGACCGTCGAGGGCCGCGACGGCGAGTGGCTGGCGGGCTTGCTCGACCGGGTCGACGCCGAGCGCGGCGAGCCTCTGGCGATGAGCGGGGCGCCCGGCGGCGTGAGCGTGCCGCACGTCTGCTTCGACCCCGCGCTCGGCCCCATCCAGACCTGCGACACCTGCTGGGTCCGTGCCGACGGCGAGCTCGCGCGCGCCTGCGCCGTCCCAGTCTACAACGGGATGACCGTCGACACCCTCGCGCCAGAGGCCGCCGACGCCCGAGAGGAGGGGATGCACCGCATCCTGGGCCACCACAACCTCTACTGCACGGTCTGCGACCGGAACAACGGAGACTGCGAGGTCCACAACGCGACCAAGCATGTCGAGATCGACCACCTCCGCTACGAGTTCGAGCCCAAGCCGTACGACATCGACGCGAGCCACCCGTTCTACCAGTACGACCCCACGCAGTGCATCCTCTGCGGCAAGTGCGTCGAGGCTTGCCAAGAGGTGCAGGTGACCGAAACGCTCAGCATCGGGTGGGACCTGGACGTGCCGCGCGTGCTCTGGGACGGCGGCGCGCCGGCCGGCGAGTCCTCGTGCGTGAGCTGCGGGCACTGCGTCACGGTCTGCCCCTGCAACGCACTCATGGAAAAGACCATGATGGGCCAAGCAGGCCACTTCACGAACCTCAAGCGCGACGTCTTCGAGCCCGCCGTGGACGTGGTCAAGGCCGTCGAGCCGTTTATCGGCAACAAGCCCATCTTCGGGCTCAGCGACGCCGAGGCGAAAATGCGCGAGGCCTCGGTCCAGAAGACCAAAACGGTCTGCACCTACTGCGGCGTCGGCTGCGCCTTCGACGTGTGGACGCGCGAGCGCCGCATCCTCAAAATCGAGCCGCACGACGGCCCCGCCAACGGCATCTCGACGTGCGTCAAGGGCAAGTTCGGCTGGGACTTCGTCAACGCTCCCGAGCGCCTGCGCACGCCGCTAATCCGGAGTGACTCTGGCGGAATGGGGTACGGGGTACGAGGTACGGGGTACGGGTCGGCGCCAGAGGCCTCTGGCGATGTACCCGGTACCCCGCACCCTGTACCCGCCTCGCCAGAGGCCGAGACCTTCCGCGAGGCCACCTGGGACGAGGCGCTCGATACGGTCGCCCGGCGGATGCGCGCGATCGCCGACGAGCACGGGCCGGACAGCGTCGCGTTTATCGCCTCCAGCAAGGCCACCAACGAGGAGAGCTACCTCGTGCAGAAGATGGCCCGCGCCGTCTTCGGGACGAACAACGTGGACAACTGCTCCCGCTACTGCCAGGCGCCCGCCACGATGGGCCTCTGGCGGACCGTCGGCTACGGCGGCGACGCGGGCACGATGGACGACATCCGCGCTGCGGATCTGGTGCTGATGGTGGGGACCAACACGGACCAATCGCACCCTGTCCTCGCGGCGCACCTCCGCGCGGCGCAAAAGAAGCGCGGCCAGACGCACATCGTCGCCGATATCCGCTCGCACCTCACGGCCCAGCGCGCCGACCTCTTTCTGCAACCGAAGCCGGGAACGGACCTCATCTGGCTCAGCGCCGTCGCCCGGCACATCTTTGATCAGGGCTGGGAGGACCGCGCCTTTCTCGATCAGTGGGTGAACCACGAGAGCGTCTACCGCGAGAGCCTGGAGCCGTTCACGCTGGAGTTCGCGGCCGAGCGGACCGGCCTCTCGCCAGAGGCCCTGCGCGACGCGGCCTACCAGATCTCGCACGCCGAAACGGTCTGCGCACTCTGGGCGATGGGCGTCACGCAGCATAAGATGGGGTCGGACACGAGCACGGCGATCTCCAACCTGCTCCTCGCGACCGGCAACTTCGGCAAGCCGGGGACCGGCGGCTACCCGCTCCGCGGCCACAACAACGTGCAAGGCTGCTCGGACTTTGGGTCGATCAACACGTACTTCCCCGGCTACCAGAAGGTGGAGGACGACGAGGCCCGCAAGACCTACGAGCACGCCTGGGGCGTGAGCCTGAGCGCCAAAAAGGGCCTGGACAACCGCGAGATGATCGACGCCATCCACGAGGGCTCGCTTAAGGCGCTCTTCCTCGTCGGCGAGGAGATCGCGCTCGTGGACGCCGACGCGCACCACGTGCAAGACGCGCTGAGCAAGCTGGACTTCTTCTGCGTCCAGGAGATCTTTTTCTCCAAGTCCGCCGAGTTCGCCGACGTGGTCCTCGCCGCCTCGCCCAGCCTGGAGAAAGACGGCACATTCGTCAACACAGAGCGCCGCATCCAGCGGCTGTACCGCGCGATGGAGCCTCTGGCGGAGTCGCGTCCCGACTGGGAGATCCTGACCGACCTCGCGAAGCGCCTGGGCCACGACTGGGGCTACACGCACCCGAGCGACATCATGGACGAGGTCGCCGCCACGACGCCTCTTTTCGCGGGCGTCAATTACGCGCGCCTCGCGGGCTACAAAAGCCTCTGCTGGCCCGTCGCCGAAGACGGGACCGACACGCCGCTCCTCTACACCGAGGAGTTCCACCTCCCCGAAGGCAAGGCGCGGCTCTACCCGCTGGAATGGACCGAGCCCAGCGACCAGCCCGACGACGAGTACGACCTGCACCTCAACACGGGCCGCAACCTGGAGCACTTCCACGTCGGCAACCAGACGCACAAGTCGGCCGGGCTCAACTCCATCGTGCCCGGCACCTACGTCGAGGTCGCCGAGCCTCTGGCGAGCGCCAGAGGCCTGGACACCGGCGATTGGGTGCGGCTCATCTCGCGGCGCGGCGCCGTCAAGGCGCAGGTGCTCGTAAGCGATCAGGTGCGCGACAACGAACTGTACATGCCGCTGTCGTCGGCCGAGCACGCCGTCAACTACCTCACGTCGAGCGTGGTGGACCCGGACAGCCACACGCCCGCTTACAAGGAGCTAGCGGTCAAGATGGTCAAGCTAGACGGCCCGCCAACCGGCGAGCGCCGCAAGAGGCCCATCAAGCTCACGCACCACCGCTACGGCACCCCCACCCCGCAGGACGGCGTGGAGGTGCAGCGGAAGTGGGACCGGCCGGACTACGAGCTTCCCGTCATCCAGCGCCCGCCCGTCGGGTACACGCAGAGCCAGACCTAG
- a CDS encoding DUF1440 domain-containing protein produces the protein MSDRSLLKGAVAGLVAGAVGTFVKSKAEPILQDLGEKWFPPTHAEKELPGADVQGHPDRMPPAKMAQEATDVVGVKLSRDEKMKAQEGIHWAFGTGAGLTYGVLAEITDIEVGFGLPAAGVLFAGTHGSTLPLAGLQADPDELPDAWWVWELGSHLVYGATVELTRRAVRRALG, from the coding sequence ATGTCTGACCGTTCTCTCCTCAAAGGCGCCGTCGCCGGCCTCGTCGCCGGTGCCGTCGGCACGTTCGTCAAAAGCAAGGCCGAGCCCATCCTCCAGGACCTCGGCGAGAAGTGGTTTCCGCCCACGCACGCCGAGAAGGAGCTCCCGGGCGCCGACGTGCAGGGGCACCCCGACCGGATGCCGCCGGCCAAGATGGCGCAAGAGGCCACCGACGTGGTCGGCGTAAAGCTCTCGCGCGACGAGAAGATGAAAGCGCAGGAAGGCATCCACTGGGCCTTCGGGACAGGTGCGGGGCTGACGTACGGCGTCCTCGCGGAGATCACCGATATCGAGGTCGGCTTCGGCCTCCCCGCCGCGGGCGTCCTCTTCGCGGGCACGCACGGCTCCACGCTGCCTCTGGCGGGCCTGCAGGCCGACCCCGACGAGCTTCCCGATGCGTGGTGGGTGTGGGAGCTGGGCTCGCACCTCGTCTACGGCGCGACGGTGGAGCTCACGCGCCGCGCCGTCCGCCGCGCGCTGGGCTAG
- a CDS encoding fructosamine kinase family protein, giving the protein MPSDSRFQRLEPLTGTITRTRPIGGGDTSQAARIEASGGTFLAKWNAGPGGDSFEAEAEGLAALREAAHASGAELLVPEPLLAVNRAPEAEGLLLLPWIEPGDPTPGDWRRFGRALATLHRAEPPEAQTAGASGAYGWHADNWIGSKPQHNGWLNDWPTFFGERRLLAQAEVVRASGSVSGAGADAWQAEWDGPLARLVARLPEILPARPHPSVLHGDLWAGNALAASGGRFALIDPAVYVGDREADLAMTELFGSFAPAFYEGYREAWPLAPGYAARREVYNLFHRINHLTHGPGYAQGVAAVLAQFE; this is encoded by the coding sequence ATGCCCTCCGACTCCCGCTTCCAGAGGCTCGAACCCCTCACCGGCACCATCACACGCACGCGCCCCATCGGCGGGGGCGACACCTCGCAGGCCGCCCGCATCGAGGCCTCTGGCGGCACCTTTCTCGCGAAGTGGAACGCCGGTCCGGGCGGCGACTCGTTCGAGGCCGAAGCTGAGGGCCTCGCCGCGCTCCGCGAAGCCGCCCACGCCAGCGGCGCAGAGCTTCTCGTGCCCGAGCCGCTGCTGGCCGTCAACCGCGCGCCAGAGGCCGAGGGCCTGCTGCTGCTCCCCTGGATCGAACCCGGTGATCCTACACCCGGGGACTGGCGGCGCTTCGGGCGCGCTCTCGCCACGCTCCACCGCGCCGAGCCACCAGAGGCGCAGACCGCCGGGGCCTCTGGCGCCTACGGGTGGCACGCCGACAACTGGATCGGCAGCAAGCCACAGCACAACGGCTGGCTGAACGACTGGCCCACGTTTTTCGGCGAGCGCCGCCTGCTCGCCCAGGCCGAGGTCGTCCGCGCCTCCGGATCGGTGTCTGGAGCAGGTGCCGACGCGTGGCAGGCCGAGTGGGACGGGCCCCTGGCGCGCCTCGTCGCGAGACTACCCGAGATTCTGCCCGCGCGTCCTCACCCCAGCGTGCTCCACGGCGACCTGTGGGCCGGCAACGCCCTCGCGGCCTCTGGCGGACGCTTCGCGCTGATCGACCCGGCCGTGTACGTCGGCGACCGCGAGGCCGACCTCGCCATGACCGAGTTGTTCGGCAGCTTCGCACCCGCCTTTTACGAAGGCTACCGGGAGGCGTGGCCTCTGGCGCCTGGCTACGCGGCACGGCGCGAGGTCTACAACCTCTTCCACCGCATCAACCACCTTACGCACGGGCCTGGCTACGCCCAGGGCGTGGCCGCGGTGCTCGCGCAATTCGAGTGA
- a CDS encoding 4'-phosphopantetheinyl transferase family protein, protein MPDGGTQGGAERRDVSARPASGEVHVWTIDLARSAQSGILSADEEEQARRYRFAADGRRFTARRCALRQILGAALGIAPEAIAFRTDAWGKPAVTSGDVGFNLTHAGDHAMIAVARGQAVGVDLERRRPWEEVRVLLPVVCSPAEQELLALAHAPADLFAQLWVWKEAALKASGDGFSRDPRTLDALDARDATKPLWRDGNRLWRLHPLAAPEGYRAAVAAPPDAHIVQRAWPPEA, encoded by the coding sequence GTGCCTGATGGAGGAACTCAAGGCGGCGCAGAACGGCGCGACGTGAGCGCGCGGCCGGCCTCTGGCGAGGTTCACGTGTGGACCATAGACCTCGCCAGAAGCGCACAAAGCGGCATTCTCAGCGCCGACGAAGAAGAGCAAGCCCGACGCTACCGCTTCGCGGCCGACGGGCGGCGCTTTACCGCGCGACGTTGTGCGCTCCGCCAGATCCTCGGCGCGGCACTCGGCATTGCGCCAGAGGCCATCGCCTTCCGTACGGATGCCTGGGGAAAGCCTGCGGTGACTTCTGGCGACGTGGGCTTCAACCTCACGCACGCAGGCGACCACGCGATGATTGCCGTCGCCAGAGGCCAGGCGGTCGGTGTAGACCTAGAGCGGCGCCGGCCGTGGGAGGAGGTCCGGGTTCTGTTGCCTGTCGTGTGCTCCCCGGCGGAGCAAGAGCTTTTGGCACTAGCTCACGCCCCGGCCGATCTATTCGCACAGCTCTGGGTGTGGAAAGAGGCCGCGCTCAAGGCCTCTGGCGATGGGTTCTCGCGCGATCCACGAACCCTCGACGCGCTCGATGCTCGGGACGCGACCAAGCCGCTGTGGCGCGATGGCAATCGCCTCTGGCGCCTCCATCCTCTCGCGGCGCCAGAAGGGTATCGGGCGGCAGTCGCGGCACCGCCCGATGCGCACATCGTGCAGCGCGCGTGGCCGCCAGAGGCCTAA
- the argH gene encoding argininosuccinate lyase translates to MSEPTPTAPESPSPRAIWHKGTAAADWVTRFTVGEDWRWDTILLPYDVEGTRGHAYGLRLAGVLTEAEEQEIGDALTDIYDAWVDGQIAVTPQDEDMHTVIERELTARVGEAGKKIHAGRSRNDQVLVALRLWLRDALGAIARSGREACAALIEHAEGGDALLMPGYTHLQRAMPTTAGLWAAGYAELLLDDLAGLADAASRADASPWGSAAGYGVPSLDLPRREVAERLGFPRVQENVTAVQLSRGKAEASVVHALVQMGLTANRLASDLVLFATSEFGFVTLPHEYTTGSSIMPQKRNPDVLELARATVHRLTAELHLLLTLPAGLPGGYHRDLQLTKEATMRAVMAAQDLMTALGAVLPGIEWQERAMREALSPDLFATAEALDRVASGEAFRDAYREVGTHLGALSVPPEAEALESYQTPGTPGRVDVASLRQRLHAL, encoded by the coding sequence ATGAGCGAGCCCACGCCCACCGCCCCCGAGTCCCCGTCCCCGCGCGCCATCTGGCACAAAGGCACCGCCGCCGCGGACTGGGTCACGCGCTTCACCGTCGGCGAGGACTGGCGGTGGGACACGATCCTGCTCCCGTACGACGTGGAGGGCACGCGCGGGCACGCCTACGGGCTCCGCCTCGCGGGCGTGCTTACAGAAGCCGAGGAGCAGGAGATCGGCGACGCGCTCACGGACATCTATGACGCCTGGGTCGATGGCCAGATCGCGGTCACGCCCCAGGACGAGGACATGCACACCGTGATCGAGCGCGAGCTGACGGCGCGCGTGGGCGAGGCGGGCAAGAAGATCCACGCCGGACGCTCCCGAAACGACCAGGTGCTCGTCGCGCTGCGGCTCTGGCTGCGCGACGCGCTCGGCGCCATCGCCCGCAGCGGGCGCGAGGCCTGCGCCGCGCTGATCGAGCACGCCGAAGGGGGCGACGCGCTGCTCATGCCGGGCTACACGCACCTTCAGCGCGCCATGCCCACAACGGCCGGCCTCTGGGCCGCCGGCTACGCCGAGCTCCTGCTCGACGACCTCGCAGGACTCGCCGACGCCGCCTCCCGCGCCGACGCCTCCCCGTGGGGCAGCGCCGCAGGCTACGGCGTGCCCAGCCTGGACCTCCCGCGCCGAGAGGTCGCTGAGCGCCTGGGCTTCCCGCGCGTGCAGGAAAACGTGACCGCGGTCCAGCTCTCTCGCGGCAAAGCCGAGGCCTCGGTTGTCCACGCGCTGGTGCAGATGGGCCTGACCGCCAACCGCCTCGCAAGCGACCTCGTGCTGTTCGCCACGTCGGAGTTCGGCTTCGTGACGCTCCCGCACGAGTACACGACCGGGTCGTCCATTATGCCGCAAAAGCGGAACCCGGACGTGCTGGAGCTGGCCCGCGCAACGGTCCACCGCCTTACCGCCGAGCTCCACCTGCTGCTCACGCTCCCGGCCGGTCTCCCCGGCGGCTACCACCGGGACCTTCAGCTCACCAAGGAGGCCACCATGCGCGCCGTCATGGCCGCGCAAGACCTCATGACGGCGCTCGGCGCTGTCCTGCCCGGCATCGAATGGCAGGAGCGGGCCATGCGCGAGGCGCTCTCCCCCGACCTGTTCGCAACTGCCGAGGCGCTCGACCGCGTCGCCTCTGGCGAGGCGTTCCGCGACGCCTACCGCGAGGTGGGGACGCACCTCGGCGCGCTCTCCGTTCCGCCAGAGGCCGAGGCGCTGGAGTCCTATCAGACGCCCGGCACGCCGGGGCGCGTGGACGTGGCCTCGCTCCGCCAGAGGCTCCACGCGCTTTAA